One window from the genome of Jeotgalibaca sp. MA1X17-3 encodes:
- a CDS encoding MurR/RpiR family transcriptional regulator yields the protein MLFDERILNYEFKLNDTDDSIISYLQKNRLQIHMLSIKKIAEDLYISPNSITRLSHKLGYDGVSELKIALKNETQNKVDEDNNQKNLLNKTFELIDHEREEKIIRHFLAAKRIIFFAVGQTAYPTKIYVKSFQILDGKSVFYTYQHEVLYENESDEKKFLY from the coding sequence ATGCTATTTGATGAAAGAATACTAAACTATGAGTTTAAATTAAATGATACAGATGATTCTATCATTAGTTACTTACAGAAGAATCGCTTGCAGATTCATATGCTTTCTATCAAAAAAATAGCAGAGGATCTTTATATTTCTCCAAATTCAATTACAAGATTAAGTCATAAATTAGGTTATGATGGTGTTTCTGAATTGAAGATTGCATTAAAAAATGAAACTCAAAATAAAGTAGATGAAGATAATAATCAAAAGAATCTACTCAATAAAACGTTTGAGCTAATTGATCATGAACGAGAAGAAAAAATTATTCGCCATTTTCTTGCAGCAAAACGAATTATTTTTTTTGCAGTAGGACAAACTGCTTATCCTACAAAAATCTATGTAAAAAGCTTTCAAATTCTAGATGGGAAAAGTGTTTTTTATACCTATCAACATGAAGTTCTATATGAAAATGAAAGTGATGAAAAAAAGTTTTTGTATTAG
- a CDS encoding bifunctional oligoribonuclease/PAP phosphatase NrnA has product MKKKFEEIYAEIEKNDSIIIHRHVRPDPDALGSQRGLALLIKNKFPDKKVFTVGQEVDGLSYLGTMDEVSNEIFPNSLVILTDTANRPRIDDKRYSKGNKLIKIDHHPDEDVYGDISLVNTKASSCSEIIADFSFYLDERLPMTAESARLLYAGIVADTGRFLYPATTPHTLEVASKLMEFDFSASEISQLMNTNTKKVAYLSGYVLQNIMISEEGVAHIILTQNMLKEYKASDEDTAPLVSLPGTIEGVLCWAIFVEQPTGTYRCRLRSKGPVINEIAKLHDGGGHPLASGANAADQKEIEEILAQFEELAKNWNTKQ; this is encoded by the coding sequence ATGAAAAAAAAATTCGAAGAAATATATGCTGAGATAGAAAAAAATGATTCCATTATTATCCATCGACATGTTCGACCCGATCCAGACGCACTGGGGTCACAAAGAGGACTCGCTCTTCTTATCAAAAATAAATTCCCCGATAAAAAAGTGTTTACGGTTGGACAAGAAGTAGATGGTCTTTCCTATTTAGGAACTATGGATGAAGTATCAAATGAGATTTTTCCAAATTCTTTAGTAATTTTAACGGATACGGCTAATCGACCTCGAATTGATGATAAACGTTATTCTAAAGGAAATAAATTAATCAAGATAGATCATCATCCGGATGAGGACGTTTATGGAGATATTAGTCTAGTGAACACGAAAGCAAGTAGTTGTAGTGAAATTATTGCAGACTTTTCTTTTTATCTAGATGAACGACTCCCTATGACTGCCGAGTCAGCTCGATTACTGTATGCGGGTATTGTAGCAGATACAGGTCGTTTTCTTTATCCAGCAACGACACCTCATACGCTGGAGGTTGCATCCAAACTAATGGAATTTGATTTCTCTGCATCAGAAATTAGTCAATTGATGAATACCAATACGAAAAAGGTAGCGTATCTATCTGGTTATGTGTTACAAAATATAATGATCAGTGAAGAAGGTGTCGCTCATATTATTTTGACTCAAAACATGTTGAAAGAATACAAAGCGAGTGATGAAGATACAGCACCGCTAGTATCTTTACCTGGAACGATAGAAGGCGTGCTTTGTTGGGCAATTTTTGTAGAACAACCTACTGGAACGTATCGCTGTAGATTACGTTCAAAAGGGCCTGTCATTAATGAAATTGCTAAACTTCATGATGGAGGAGGACATCCTTTAGCAAGTGGTGCAAATGCTGCAGATCAAAAAGAAATCGAAGAGATTCTTGCTCAATTTGAAGAACTAGCTAAAAATTGGAATACAAAACAATAA
- a CDS encoding metal-dependent hydrolase, with translation MKLSWHGQSCVAITLENGKKILIDPFITGNDLSDLDAETVECDVIMITHGHSDHIGDTESIAKRTGALIVSNVEIADFLSSKGLNTHGMQPGGGHQFDFGYIKMTPAIHGSAYPIDGKLFTLGLAAGLLFHQNGKTIYHAGDTALFSDMKLIGEDFPIDIAFLPIGDNFTMGPVDAAKAVSFLQAKKAVPIHYNTFPLIEQNPENFTCLLEKDVGIILQPGESIEI, from the coding sequence ATGAAACTATCATGGCATGGACAATCTTGTGTGGCTATAACGTTGGAAAATGGTAAAAAAATATTAATAGACCCTTTTATTACCGGAAATGATTTAAGTGATTTAGACGCAGAAACAGTAGAATGTGATGTAATTATGATTACACATGGACACAGTGATCACATTGGAGATACCGAATCGATAGCGAAACGAACGGGTGCTCTTATTGTATCGAATGTAGAAATTGCAGATTTCTTAAGTTCTAAAGGATTAAATACACACGGGATGCAACCGGGTGGCGGTCATCAATTTGATTTTGGATATATTAAAATGACCCCAGCTATTCATGGGTCAGCATACCCCATAGATGGAAAACTATTTACATTAGGATTGGCAGCAGGGCTTTTGTTCCATCAAAACGGAAAAACCATTTATCATGCCGGAGATACAGCACTGTTCTCAGATATGAAGTTAATTGGAGAAGATTTCCCAATAGATATAGCCTTTTTACCAATTGGAGATAATTTTACAATGGGTCCAGTGGATGCTGCAAAAGCAGTTTCATTCTTGCAAGCTAAAAAAGCAGTGCCGATTCACTATAATACATTCCCACTAATTGAACAAAATCCAGAAAACTTTACCTGCTTACTTGAAAAGGATGTAGGAATCATCCTCCAACCAGGAGAATCAATAGAAATATAG
- the zwf gene encoding glucose-6-phosphate dehydrogenase has protein sequence MINENSALFTIFGATGDLAHRKLYPSLFRLYKKGYINEHFAVIGTARREWTNEYFHEVISDSVKDLVDDPEQLHTFLSHFYYISHNVKDAEHYVELKRLSEELDEKYSLKGNRIFYLAMAPQFFGVIADMLKDKNLLTEEGFNRLIIEKPFGSDLESATKLNEQLRRSFNEDQIYRIDHYLGKEMVQNISAVRFSNMIFEALWNNKYIDNIQVTLSETVGVEDRGDYYDQNGALRDMVQNHVLQILALLVMEPPMSLDGRDIRSEKIKALRSLRLYTTPEEVRRNFVRGQYTSSNEDEKGYREEPKVAADSQTETFVAGKIHVDNFRWAGVPFYIRTGKKMAQKETYIHIQFKHVAMNIFPDEGVEEVAEPNILTIHISPLEGFSLRLNSKRIGQGTEIKNIRMHQIFDEKTQANSPEAYERLLLDSLQGDPTNFTHWEEVEQSWRFIDNIRNAWDELPCDPYEYESGTMGPEASYDLLKEDHFDWIEFNWSPKNGENHSYTNME, from the coding sequence ATGATTAACGAAAATAGCGCACTGTTTACCATCTTTGGGGCAACAGGAGATTTGGCTCACCGCAAGTTGTATCCTTCATTGTTTCGACTTTATAAAAAGGGATATATCAATGAACACTTTGCAGTAATAGGCACAGCTCGTCGGGAATGGACCAATGAATATTTTCATGAAGTTATTTCTGATTCCGTCAAAGATTTAGTAGACGATCCAGAGCAACTACATACATTTTTATCCCATTTTTACTATATCTCACATAATGTAAAAGATGCCGAACATTATGTAGAGTTAAAACGATTGTCTGAAGAATTAGATGAAAAGTATTCGTTGAAAGGAAACAGAATTTTTTATCTCGCAATGGCTCCCCAATTCTTCGGCGTTATCGCTGATATGTTAAAAGATAAAAACCTACTGACTGAAGAAGGCTTTAATCGTTTAATTATCGAAAAGCCTTTTGGAAGTGATTTAGAATCAGCTACCAAATTAAACGAACAGCTACGACGATCTTTTAATGAAGATCAAATTTATCGAATTGATCATTATCTTGGAAAAGAAATGGTACAAAATATCTCTGCCGTTCGTTTTTCTAACATGATTTTTGAAGCTCTATGGAATAATAAATACATTGATAATATTCAAGTAACCTTATCTGAAACAGTTGGCGTTGAGGATCGTGGCGATTATTATGATCAAAATGGTGCTTTACGTGACATGGTGCAAAACCATGTGCTTCAAATCTTAGCTTTATTAGTAATGGAACCACCTATGTCCTTAGATGGTAGAGATATACGAAGCGAAAAAATTAAAGCCTTACGTTCTTTACGACTGTATACTACTCCAGAAGAAGTTAGAAGGAATTTTGTTCGTGGACAATATACATCTTCTAATGAAGACGAAAAGGGATATCGTGAAGAACCAAAGGTAGCCGCTGATTCACAAACAGAAACGTTTGTAGCCGGAAAAATCCATGTAGATAACTTCCGTTGGGCTGGTGTCCCCTTTTATATTCGTACCGGTAAAAAAATGGCTCAGAAAGAAACGTATATTCATATACAATTTAAACACGTCGCTATGAATATTTTTCCCGATGAGGGTGTAGAAGAAGTTGCAGAACCAAATATTCTAACTATTCACATTTCACCATTAGAAGGTTTTTCTCTGCGATTGAACTCAAAAAGAATCGGACAAGGAACAGAGATCAAAAATATTCGGATGCATCAAATTTTTGATGAAAAGACACAAGCGAATAGTCCTGAAGCATATGAACGTTTGCTTCTAGATAGTTTACAAGGAGATCCTACTAACTTTACTCATTGGGAGGAAGTGGAACAGTCCTGGAGGTTTATAGATAATATTCGTAATGCTTGGGACGAACTACCCTGTGATCCTTATGAATATGAGAGTGGAACAATGGGTCCAGAGGCAAGTTACGACCTATTAAAAGAAGATCATTTTGACTGGATTGAATTTAATTGGAGTCCTAAAAACGGTGAAAATCATTCCTATACAAATATGGAGTAA
- the mngA gene encoding PTS 2-O-a-mannosyl-D-glycerate transporter subunit IIABC, producing MDLKKITSPELIHLDVDVNSKEEVLELMVQSLYENGKIHSDKEFMKAIYEREALSATGFENGLAIPHGKSKTVKEASVAVFRLKNELTDYESLDPNNKVKLLFMLAIPEEEAGSTHLTLLAELATRLSDENYFNQFLTASTSNEVYELLGEQEKEEKEVIQDAEVYLGVTACPAGIAHTYMAAEALQKAAKAAGVNIFVEKQGANGIEDKHTAKQLREAKGIIFAVDVIVKDPERYAHLPSIKTNVADPLRNASTLMEQIIEKGKSYDGQVVNNDFEEVEETKLSFKNEVKNSVLTGISYIIPIIIAGGMLLTFATLVTQGFGLQELYNTPGSWLNMYRQLSGGLLGTLMVPILAGYMSYSIADKPGLTPGLAAGFAANMIGSGFLGGMLGGLVAGYIMKYMKIYIKPKGVFAGFVSFWVYPVLGTLLVGTIMLFVLGTPVTWLNEQLVSWLDTLQGGSALALGAVLGIMVSFDLGGPVNKAAYAFCIAAMASGNYVPYAAFASVKMVSAFAITGAVVFGKDLYTEQEKEIGQQTWLLGLAGITEGAIPFMMNDLIRVIASLSVGSAITGAIVTTAGVGLSVPGAGIFSLFLLENVSSLMGIGVWLGSALLGAAISTVLLILTRKNKLSKLSEVK from the coding sequence ATGGATCTCAAAAAAATAACATCACCAGAATTAATTCACTTGGACGTAGACGTAAATTCAAAAGAAGAAGTTTTAGAACTAATGGTACAGTCCCTATACGAAAATGGGAAAATTCATTCCGATAAAGAGTTTATGAAAGCGATTTACGAAAGAGAGGCACTCTCTGCAACTGGCTTTGAAAATGGTTTAGCTATTCCTCACGGGAAATCCAAAACAGTTAAAGAAGCTTCGGTAGCAGTTTTTCGTTTAAAAAATGAGCTTACTGATTATGAAAGTCTTGATCCTAATAACAAAGTAAAATTACTATTCATGCTAGCAATACCTGAAGAAGAAGCAGGAAGCACACACTTAACGTTACTCGCTGAATTAGCAACGAGACTTTCTGACGAAAATTACTTTAATCAGTTTCTGACAGCAAGTACCTCTAATGAAGTTTATGAATTGCTTGGCGAACAAGAAAAAGAAGAAAAAGAAGTCATTCAAGATGCAGAAGTATATTTAGGAGTTACCGCTTGTCCTGCTGGAATCGCACACACGTACATGGCAGCAGAAGCTTTGCAAAAAGCAGCAAAAGCAGCAGGAGTAAATATCTTTGTTGAAAAACAAGGAGCAAATGGAATTGAAGACAAGCATACAGCAAAACAATTAAGAGAAGCCAAGGGAATCATATTTGCTGTTGATGTAATTGTCAAAGATCCAGAAAGATATGCACATCTTCCTTCAATTAAAACAAATGTTGCTGATCCATTGAGAAATGCTTCTACTTTAATGGAACAAATTATTGAAAAAGGAAAAAGTTATGATGGTCAAGTAGTAAATAATGACTTTGAAGAAGTAGAGGAAACAAAATTATCCTTTAAAAATGAAGTTAAAAACTCAGTTTTAACAGGTATTTCTTACATTATCCCGATAATTATTGCCGGTGGAATGTTGCTTACCTTTGCTACCTTAGTAACTCAAGGGTTTGGATTACAGGAACTGTATAATACACCAGGTAGTTGGTTGAATATGTATCGTCAATTAAGTGGTGGATTGCTAGGAACTCTAATGGTGCCGATTTTAGCGGGTTATATGTCTTATTCCATTGCCGATAAACCTGGTTTGACACCTGGACTTGCAGCCGGTTTTGCTGCTAATATGATTGGCTCTGGTTTTCTTGGTGGTATGCTTGGTGGTCTAGTTGCTGGTTATATTATGAAGTACATGAAAATTTATATTAAACCAAAAGGTGTTTTTGCAGGTTTTGTAAGCTTCTGGGTTTATCCAGTATTAGGTACATTATTAGTTGGAACGATTATGTTATTTGTTCTAGGTACTCCAGTTACTTGGTTAAATGAACAGCTTGTTTCATGGTTAGATACTCTACAAGGCGGTAGTGCACTTGCACTTGGAGCTGTATTAGGAATTATGGTTTCCTTTGATTTAGGTGGACCTGTCAACAAAGCAGCATATGCATTCTGTATTGCAGCGATGGCAAGTGGCAACTATGTACCGTACGCTGCTTTTGCCTCTGTAAAAATGGTTTCTGCATTCGCAATTACAGGAGCAGTCGTATTTGGAAAAGATTTATATACAGAGCAAGAAAAAGAAATTGGACAACAAACATGGTTACTTGGTTTAGCGGGGATTACCGAAGGGGCTATTCCTTTCATGATGAATGATCTGATAAGAGTTATTGCTTCACTTAGTGTAGGTTCTGCAATAACAGGTGCAATCGTTACTACAGCAGGTGTAGGTCTAAGTGTTCCTGGAGCCGGTATTTTTTCTCTATTCTTATTAGAGAATGTTTCTTCTTTAATGGGAATTGGTGTTTGGCTAGGATCTGCTCTATTAGGAGCTGCTATTTCAACTGTTCTATTAATTCTAACGAGAAAAAATAAGTTATCAAAACTATCTGAAGTTAAGTAA
- the mngB gene encoding mannosylglycerate hydrolase yields MKKVHIVPHMHWDREWYFTTEESRILLVNNMEEIMEMLETNPDYPNYVLDGQTAILEDYFEVCPENRDRVTKLVQEGRLIVGPWYSQTDEMVIGGESIVRNLLYGLKDSAKFGSPMKIGYLPDSFGQTSQMPQILNGFDIKYSIFWRGISEHHGTDKTEFYWESDDGSKVLVQLMPLGYAIGKYLPQDEEALKTRMDKYFGVLDKRATTKHLLLPNGHDQMPIQKDIFEVIEKLEKVYPDREFFLSRYENIFEEIEKEKGLDTIKGEFIDGKYSRVHRSIFSTRMDIKAANTRIENKITSILEPLASIAYSLGFDYHHGLIEEIWKEIMKNHAHDSIGACCSDKVHREIMARFWNAEERTDRLIDFYKRRIVDAVEADNDLDRLTLFNLVPYERTEISTSTVITKFDSFVLVDKDGVEVPYELLSKEIIDAGLIDRQIVHYGNYDPFFEYTIQLNHPLPAMGYETLFIKEVVASKEKVREESSTLETDYFTITPQANGTLTMKDKETDKTYEHVLQLENVADDGDEYDFSPLLGDTPIYSSECIKNASTKILKGEKEAVVEISYQFEVPKSLESRRSMKNDSYIDVTFKLEVPYNKRTIGLTVQLNNQADDQRLRMLIPTGIKASFSYADNQFGMMKRSVVDRGMAVWEEEGWNERPDPIYPFLNHVSLSSEIDSVTVMTNSSREYEIIGDTFDTIAITLFRGIGVLGKENLVRRPGRPSGIKLPTPDSQMIGELELEFAFRIDNSELQSVAIGKMTKEWLTPIVSYNKMEHNAMKLNPVSFVVPSSFSLLQVEADDSVLSTLKKAENSDMLVLRYFNPTSEPSTIQLTNLEDYTFSSLNLNEEFQADENKNVTIKPNQVVTIGLNKK; encoded by the coding sequence ATGAAAAAGGTTCATATAGTTCCCCACATGCATTGGGATCGCGAGTGGTACTTTACAACGGAAGAGTCTCGGATTCTATTAGTAAACAATATGGAAGAAATTATGGAGATGTTAGAAACAAATCCTGACTATCCCAATTATGTTTTAGATGGTCAAACGGCTATCTTGGAAGATTATTTTGAAGTATGCCCTGAAAATAGAGACCGTGTTACTAAACTTGTTCAAGAAGGAAGACTGATTGTTGGACCTTGGTATAGTCAAACAGACGAAATGGTGATTGGTGGAGAATCAATTGTTCGAAATCTATTATACGGATTAAAAGATTCGGCAAAATTTGGTAGTCCAATGAAAATTGGTTATCTTCCGGACTCTTTTGGACAAACCTCTCAAATGCCTCAAATTTTAAATGGATTTGATATCAAGTACTCCATTTTTTGGAGAGGAATTTCTGAACATCATGGTACAGATAAGACTGAATTTTACTGGGAAAGTGATGATGGGTCAAAAGTATTAGTTCAATTGATGCCTCTAGGTTACGCGATTGGAAAATATCTTCCACAAGATGAAGAAGCTCTTAAAACGAGAATGGATAAATACTTTGGTGTCCTAGACAAAAGAGCAACAACCAAACATTTACTATTACCGAATGGTCATGACCAAATGCCGATTCAAAAAGATATTTTTGAAGTAATAGAAAAACTTGAAAAAGTTTATCCAGATAGAGAATTTTTCTTGAGTCGTTATGAAAATATCTTTGAAGAAATAGAAAAAGAAAAAGGTTTAGATACAATTAAAGGTGAATTTATTGATGGTAAATATAGTAGAGTTCATCGTAGTATTTTCTCTACAAGAATGGATATTAAAGCAGCAAACACAAGAATTGAAAATAAAATCACTTCGATCCTAGAGCCACTTGCATCTATTGCATATTCATTAGGATTTGACTATCATCATGGATTAATTGAAGAAATTTGGAAAGAAATTATGAAAAACCATGCGCACGATAGTATTGGTGCTTGTTGTTCTGACAAAGTTCACAGAGAAATTATGGCACGTTTTTGGAATGCAGAAGAGCGAACAGATCGTCTCATTGATTTTTACAAACGAAGAATAGTAGATGCAGTTGAAGCAGATAATGATTTAGATCGACTAACTTTATTTAATTTAGTTCCTTATGAACGCACTGAAATATCTACTTCAACCGTTATTACTAAGTTTGATTCCTTTGTACTAGTTGATAAAGATGGTGTTGAAGTTCCTTATGAGCTATTGTCAAAAGAAATTATTGATGCAGGATTGATTGATCGACAAATTGTTCATTATGGTAACTACGATCCATTTTTCGAATATACGATTCAGTTGAACCATCCGTTGCCAGCAATGGGGTATGAAACATTATTTATTAAAGAAGTAGTAGCATCAAAAGAAAAAGTACGAGAAGAAAGTAGTACTTTAGAAACAGATTACTTTACTATTACTCCTCAAGCAAATGGTACATTAACAATGAAAGACAAAGAAACTGATAAAACCTATGAACATGTTCTTCAGCTTGAGAATGTAGCCGATGATGGTGATGAGTATGATTTTTCACCATTACTAGGAGATACACCTATTTATTCTAGTGAGTGTATTAAAAATGCAAGCACAAAAATTTTAAAAGGTGAAAAAGAAGCAGTAGTTGAGATTAGCTATCAATTTGAAGTACCTAAAAGCCTTGAATCTAGAAGATCAATGAAAAATGATAGTTATATCGATGTTACGTTCAAACTAGAAGTTCCTTACAATAAACGAACAATAGGTTTAACCGTTCAATTGAATAACCAAGCGGATGATCAACGATTAAGAATGTTGATACCAACCGGGATCAAAGCTAGTTTTTCATATGCAGACAACCAATTTGGTATGATGAAACGTTCTGTAGTAGACCGTGGGATGGCTGTTTGGGAAGAAGAAGGCTGGAATGAAAGACCAGACCCAATTTACCCATTCTTAAATCATGTATCTTTGTCATCTGAAATAGATTCAGTTACTGTAATGACTAATAGTTCTCGTGAGTATGAAATTATTGGTGATACATTTGATACAATTGCAATTACTCTATTCAGAGGGATTGGAGTTCTTGGAAAAGAAAACTTAGTTCGTCGCCCAGGCAGACCTTCTGGAATTAAACTTCCAACTCCTGATTCTCAAATGATTGGGGAACTTGAACTAGAATTTGCCTTTAGAATTGATAACAGCGAGCTTCAATCGGTAGCGATTGGAAAAATGACGAAAGAATGGCTAACACCAATTGTTAGTTACAACAAAATGGAACATAATGCGATGAAATTAAATCCAGTTTCTTTTGTGGTACCTTCTTCATTCAGTTTATTACAAGTAGAAGCGGATGATAGTGTGTTGAGTACATTGAAAAAAGCTGAGAATTCAGATATGCTCGTATTAAGATACTTTAATCCTACTTCAGAACCATCAACTATTCAGTTGACGAACTTAGAAGATTATACGTTCAGTTCATTGAATTTAAATGAAGAGTTTCAGGCTGATGAAAATAAAAATGTAACAATTAAACCAAATCAAGTCGTTACCATTGGTCTGAATAAAAAATAA
- a CDS encoding DRTGG domain-containing protein, producing MATKHEQIIQYIETLPVGEKLSVRSIAKSLNMSEGTAYRAIKDAENEGLVSTIERVGTIRIERKSKGSIETLSFGQIANIIEGDVLSGKEGLEKTLSKFIIGAMQQDAMDRYISPGSLMIVGNRNNIQKYALEKGAAVLITGGFDTEESILKLADEVEMPVIRTTYDTFTVATMINRAMTDQLIKKEIMLVEDIYTRLEETRYLEIDRTILDYRNLNTESKHSRFPIVNHNMRLIGMITAKDTLGKADSISMERVMTKDPVTAKTHMSVASVAHRMIWDGLEVLPVVKDNLQLLGIISRQDVMKAMQLAQRQPQIGNTIEDQINDSIEICRHPLVTSDFPIYRFVVTPQMTNNMGTVSFGVLCEVISSVTKKILFAFQKRNAVIEQMDVHHFKMIQIDSTIEIRTNVFEVGRRSSKLDVEVYLENSIVAKAIVVCQMMERT from the coding sequence ATGGCAACCAAACATGAGCAAATTATTCAATACATTGAAACACTACCAGTAGGTGAAAAACTATCGGTACGTTCGATAGCTAAAAGTTTAAACATGTCAGAAGGAACTGCCTATCGAGCAATCAAAGATGCAGAAAACGAAGGGTTAGTTTCTACGATTGAAAGAGTTGGAACGATTCGAATTGAACGCAAATCAAAAGGGAGTATTGAGACCCTTTCATTTGGTCAAATTGCCAATATTATTGAAGGCGACGTTCTGAGTGGAAAAGAAGGCTTAGAAAAGACACTCAGTAAATTTATTATCGGTGCGATGCAGCAAGATGCAATGGATCGCTACATATCACCTGGCTCCTTAATGATTGTTGGAAACCGAAATAACATCCAAAAATATGCCTTAGAAAAAGGGGCAGCAGTGCTCATTACGGGTGGATTTGATACAGAGGAATCGATTTTAAAATTGGCAGACGAAGTAGAAATGCCCGTTATTCGCACAACATACGATACATTTACCGTAGCAACAATGATTAACCGGGCGATGACAGACCAACTTATCAAAAAAGAAATTATGTTAGTAGAAGATATTTATACAAGACTGGAAGAAACACGATATCTTGAGATTGATAGAACGATTTTAGACTATCGAAACTTAAATACAGAGAGCAAACATTCTCGTTTTCCAATTGTGAATCATAATATGCGTTTAATCGGCATGATTACTGCAAAAGATACACTAGGAAAAGCAGATAGTATTTCTATGGAACGAGTGATGACAAAAGATCCTGTTACTGCTAAGACCCATATGAGTGTCGCCAGTGTGGCACACCGAATGATCTGGGACGGACTAGAAGTTCTACCTGTTGTAAAAGACAATTTACAGTTGCTGGGAATTATTTCAAGACAAGACGTCATGAAAGCCATGCAGCTTGCTCAACGACAGCCGCAAATTGGAAATACAATTGAAGATCAAATTAATGATAGTATTGAGATTTGTAGACACCCACTGGTTACGAGCGATTTTCCAATTTATCGCTTTGTCGTAACACCACAAATGACAAACAATATGGGAACTGTTTCTTTTGGTGTTTTATGTGAAGTAATCTCAAGTGTTACAAAAAAAATACTGTTTGCTTTCCAAAAAAGAAATGCAGTAATTGAACAAATGGATGTTCATCATTTCAAAATGATTCAAATTGATAGCACCATTGAAATTAGAACCAATGTATTTGAAGTTGGAAGACGTTCATCCAAACTAGATGTGGAAGTCTATCTAGAAAATTCGATTGTTGCAAAAGCAATCGTTGTTTGTCAAATGATGGAGAGAACATGA
- a CDS encoding DEAD/DEAH box helicase: protein MNFEKYKLKPFLLEAISQLGFQEPTEIQEKIIPIIQNKKSVIGQSQTGSGKSHSFLLPLLNTIDPDKDEVQVVITSPSRELAEQLYQASLQLVEGAPKEIRVSNFVGGTDKKRQITKLQNIQPHIVIGTPGRILDLVSEQALKIYTATSFVIDEADMTLDLGFLHDVDEIATRLPAELQMLVFSATIPNKLQPFLKKYMENPEIVKLAPKDIIAPTIENLLLATRGQEKINVLSEVLSLGQPYFSLIFANTKQKVNEIAKGLQERGFECAVIHGDVPARERKRIMRRIHNLEFQFLVATDLAARGIDIEGVSHVINYEIPRESEFFVHRIGRTGRKNMPGTAITLYGPDDEGSVQVLENMGIIFKAVRIKNGELVEVEDRNRREKRPTKKIEEPDHRIKGMVTKAKKNIKPGYKRKLNEQIKRQEGKQRRMKNNKK from the coding sequence ATGAATTTTGAAAAATATAAACTAAAACCATTTTTGCTGGAAGCTATTTCCCAATTAGGGTTTCAAGAACCAACCGAAATACAAGAAAAAATTATTCCTATTATCCAAAACAAAAAAAGTGTAATTGGACAATCACAAACAGGATCAGGTAAGAGCCATAGTTTTCTATTACCATTATTAAACACGATTGACCCAGATAAAGATGAGGTTCAAGTGGTTATAACGTCCCCTAGTAGAGAATTAGCCGAACAACTTTATCAAGCATCTCTACAGCTAGTAGAAGGTGCTCCAAAAGAAATTAGAGTTTCTAATTTTGTAGGTGGAACGGATAAAAAACGTCAAATTACAAAACTACAAAATATACAGCCACATATTGTAATTGGAACTCCAGGAAGAATTTTGGACCTAGTAAGTGAACAAGCTTTAAAAATTTATACTGCAACTTCTTTTGTTATTGACGAAGCAGATATGACATTAGATTTAGGATTCTTACATGATGTGGATGAAATCGCCACACGATTACCAGCCGAATTGCAGATGTTGGTATTTTCTGCGACAATACCTAATAAGCTACAGCCATTCTTAAAAAAATATATGGAGAATCCTGAAATTGTAAAACTAGCACCTAAGGATATTATTGCTCCTACGATTGAGAACTTGTTATTAGCAACGAGAGGTCAAGAAAAAATAAATGTCCTTTCAGAAGTATTATCGTTAGGTCAACCATATTTTTCTCTTATTTTTGCAAACACAAAACAAAAAGTAAATGAAATTGCAAAAGGACTACAAGAACGAGGATTTGAATGTGCAGTTATTCATGGTGACGTTCCTGCGCGAGAAAGAAAACGAATCATGCGACGTATTCACAACTTAGAATTCCAATTTCTTGTAGCAACCGATTTAGCAGCTAGAGGAATAGATATTGAAGGAGTTTCTCATGTTATTAACTATGAAATCCCGAGAGAATCTGAGTTTTTTGTTCACCGTATTGGACGGACTGGAAGAAAGAACATGCCTGGAACAGCGATAACTTTATATGGACCGGATGACGAAGGGTCTGTACAAGTTTTAGAAAATATGGGAATTATTTTTAAAGCAGTCCGTATAAAAAATGGAGAGCTTGTAGAAGTAGAGGATCGTAATAGAAGAGAAAAACGACCAACCAAAAAAATCGAAGAGCCAGATCACCGAATAAAAGGGATGGTAACGAAAGCAAAGAAAAATATCAAACCTGGATATAAACGGAAATTGAACGAGCAAATTAAACGACAAGAAGGCAAACAAAGACGTATGAAAAACAACAAAAAATAA